The following are from one region of the Bradyrhizobium septentrionale genome:
- the pcaB gene encoding 3-carboxy-cis,cis-muconate cycloisomerase, whose protein sequence is MSGFPASTTVLDSVLFRDAFDTSEMREVFSDLRLISRYAEVEIALARAEARCGVIPAEAAEEITAQTDVAAFDFDLLRQETDVVGYPILPLVHQMAKQCGEAGRYVHWGATTQDIMDTAVVLQLRDGLRIVEDDINALRGILADLSKRHRDTPMAGRTHLQQALPVTFGYKTAIWLAAFDRHAARLTEMKPRVLVGQFAGAAGTLASLGDKGFEVQKALCEELGLGVPVSTWHVARDGLAEAVNFLALVTGTLGKIALDIMIMASTEFAEVYEPFVKGRGASSTMPQKRNPISSELMLAAAKAVRQHAGLMLDAMVQDFERATGPWHAEWIALPESFVLTAGALHQAKFALGGLIVDEKRMADNLDISRGLIVAEAVMMGLAPAIGRQEAHDVVYDACRVANDKGLTLAEALAADQCVASRIDRATIDRLTAPKNYLGLAPEMVDRVLNSVKR, encoded by the coding sequence GCTTCCCCGCTTCGACCACCGTGCTCGATTCCGTGCTGTTTCGCGATGCCTTCGACACAAGCGAGATGCGCGAGGTGTTTTCCGATCTGCGGCTGATCTCCCGTTACGCCGAGGTCGAAATCGCGCTGGCCAGGGCCGAAGCGCGCTGCGGCGTGATCCCGGCGGAAGCGGCGGAGGAGATCACTGCCCAGACCGACGTTGCCGCGTTCGATTTCGATCTGCTGCGGCAGGAGACCGATGTCGTCGGCTACCCGATCCTGCCGCTGGTGCATCAGATGGCGAAGCAGTGCGGCGAAGCCGGCCGCTATGTCCATTGGGGTGCCACCACACAGGACATCATGGACACCGCCGTCGTGCTGCAGCTGCGCGATGGTCTCAGGATCGTCGAGGATGACATCAACGCGCTGCGCGGCATCCTCGCCGATCTCTCGAAAAGGCACCGTGACACGCCGATGGCCGGCCGCACTCATCTGCAGCAGGCGCTGCCGGTGACCTTCGGCTACAAGACCGCGATCTGGCTTGCGGCCTTCGATCGGCATGCCGCGCGGCTCACAGAGATGAAGCCGCGGGTGCTGGTCGGCCAGTTCGCCGGCGCCGCCGGCACGCTGGCCTCGCTCGGCGACAAGGGATTCGAGGTGCAGAAGGCGCTGTGCGAGGAGCTTGGCCTCGGCGTTCCGGTCTCGACCTGGCATGTCGCACGTGACGGTCTGGCGGAAGCGGTGAATTTCCTGGCGCTGGTCACGGGAACGCTCGGCAAGATCGCGCTCGACATCATGATCATGGCCTCGACCGAGTTCGCCGAGGTCTACGAGCCGTTCGTGAAGGGACGCGGCGCGTCCTCGACCATGCCGCAGAAGCGCAACCCGATCTCGTCGGAGCTGATGCTCGCCGCCGCCAAGGCGGTGCGCCAGCATGCCGGCCTGATGTTGGACGCGATGGTGCAGGATTTCGAGCGCGCCACCGGCCCGTGGCACGCCGAATGGATAGCTCTCCCGGAGAGCTTCGTGCTAACCGCCGGCGCGCTTCATCAGGCCAAGTTCGCGCTTGGCGGCTTGATCGTCGACGAGAAGCGGATGGCCGACAATCTCGACATCAGCCGCGGGCTGATTGTGGCCGAGGCCGTGATGATGGGCCTTGCGCCCGCGATCGGCCGGCAGGAGGCGCATGATGTGGTCTACGACGCCTGCCGTGTCGCCAACGACAAGGGCCTGACGCTGGCCGAGGCGCTCGCTGCGGATCAATGTGTCGCGAGCCGGATCGATCGGGCGACGATCGACCGCCTCACCGCGCCGAAAAACTATCTTGGCCTCGCACCCGAGATGGTCGACCGGGTGCTTAATTCAGTGAAGCGGTAA
- a CDS encoding aminopeptidase: protein MTAHQRNLSASIDPVKLDRLAEVAIKVGLQLQPGQDLLLTAPSVAMPLVRRVVEHAYKAGAGIVTPFFSDEELTLARYRFANDASFDRAAGWLYEGMAKAFGANTARLAIVGDNPMLLSGEDPAKVARASKANSIAYQPALEKIVNFDTNWNIIAYPSASWAKQMFPDDAEDVAVAKLADAIFAASRVDQDGAVAAWDKHNARLRERTDWLNGQRFHALKYSGPGMDLTIGLADGHEWEGGASTAKNGIVCNANIPTEEVFTTPHCRRVSGHVVSSKPLSYQGTLIDNISVKFEEGRIVEAKASRGEEVLNKVLDTDEGARRLGEVALVPHSSPISKSGLLFFNTLFDENAASHIALGQCYSKCFVGGDKLTPQQIAEQGGNKSLIHIDWMIGSAHTDIDGIHADGRSVPVFRKGEWA from the coding sequence ATGACCGCACATCAACGCAATCTTTCCGCCTCGATCGATCCGGTAAAGCTCGATCGGCTCGCCGAAGTCGCGATCAAGGTCGGCCTGCAGCTGCAGCCGGGGCAGGATCTGCTGCTGACGGCGCCCTCAGTGGCAATGCCGCTGGTGCGGCGGGTCGTGGAGCATGCCTACAAGGCCGGCGCCGGTATCGTGACCCCGTTCTTCTCCGACGAAGAGCTCACGCTGGCGCGCTACCGCTTTGCCAACGATGCGAGCTTCGATCGCGCCGCAGGCTGGCTCTACGAGGGCATGGCGAAGGCGTTCGGCGCCAACACCGCGCGGCTTGCGATCGTCGGCGACAATCCGATGCTGCTGTCGGGCGAAGACCCGGCCAAGGTCGCGCGCGCCAGCAAGGCCAATTCGATCGCCTACCAGCCGGCGCTGGAAAAGATCGTCAATTTCGACACCAACTGGAACATCATCGCCTATCCGAGCGCGTCCTGGGCGAAGCAGATGTTCCCGGATGATGCCGAGGATGTCGCGGTGGCCAAGTTGGCGGATGCGATCTTCGCCGCGTCCCGGGTCGATCAGGACGGTGCCGTCGCGGCCTGGGACAAGCACAATGCCAGACTGCGCGAGCGCACCGACTGGCTCAACGGCCAGCGCTTCCACGCGCTGAAATATTCCGGTCCGGGAATGGACCTCACGATCGGGCTCGCCGACGGCCATGAATGGGAAGGCGGCGCCTCAACCGCCAAGAACGGCATTGTCTGCAATGCCAACATCCCGACCGAGGAAGTGTTCACCACGCCGCACTGCCGGCGTGTCAGCGGCCACGTCGTCAGCTCCAAGCCGCTGTCCTATCAGGGCACGCTGATCGACAATATTTCGGTCAAGTTCGAGGAGGGCCGCATCGTCGAGGCCAAGGCCTCGCGCGGCGAGGAAGTCTTGAACAAGGTGCTCGACACCGACGAGGGCGCGCGCCGCCTCGGCGAGGTCGCACTGGTGCCGCATTCCTCGCCGATCTCGAAGAGCGGGCTGTTGTTCTTCAACACGCTGTTCGACGAGAACGCCGCCTCACACATCGCGCTCGGCCAGTGCTACTCGAAATGCTTCGTTGGTGGCGACAAGCTGACGCCGCAGCAGATCGCCGAGCAGGGCGGCAACAAGAGCCTGATCCACATCGACTGGATGATCGGCTCCGCCCACACCGACATCGACGGCATCCATGCCGACGGCCGCAGCGTGCCGGTGTTCCGGAAAGGCGAGTGGGCGTAA
- a CDS encoding GNAT family N-acetyltransferase, which produces MDDGITIRPLREADAEAVVALYAKAAAVEPRLGPVTLPQWDQFLKLPQNRGGRDFRIAERNGRLVGLAESSLRDQGAHHSRFLKIVVAPEMRRRRIGLALIDDILVIDADPDLTVQTLVSSDWPAGMAFVGAFGFVHVESEIGMKCVEPLQPARTLAAARAAIEQATDVTACAAEVARIHNAAYASDAAFRLYSPEEMAQVLTESEVWIASEDGQVSGFCLTEPERNSMWIESVAVDPARQGRGLGQLLVYRVLSAHDVSVEHPCWLNVSSRNAPALKIYRRLGFRPQHETCRFSAPRRELIAARERKLR; this is translated from the coding sequence ATGGATGACGGCATCACCATCCGACCGCTTCGCGAGGCTGATGCGGAAGCGGTGGTCGCACTTTACGCAAAGGCAGCTGCGGTGGAACCGCGGCTGGGACCTGTCACGCTGCCGCAATGGGACCAGTTCCTGAAGCTGCCGCAGAACCGTGGCGGGCGCGACTTTCGTATTGCCGAGCGGAATGGCCGGCTCGTCGGCCTCGCCGAATCCTCGTTGCGCGACCAGGGCGCGCATCATTCCCGGTTCCTCAAGATCGTCGTGGCGCCCGAGATGCGCCGCCGCCGGATCGGCCTCGCGCTGATCGACGACATCCTTGTGATCGATGCCGATCCCGATCTCACCGTGCAGACGCTGGTGAGCAGCGACTGGCCGGCAGGAATGGCCTTCGTGGGCGCCTTCGGCTTTGTTCATGTCGAGTCCGAGATCGGGATGAAGTGCGTCGAGCCGTTGCAACCGGCCCGCACCCTTGCGGCCGCCCGCGCCGCCATCGAGCAGGCGACCGACGTGACCGCTTGCGCGGCCGAGGTCGCACGGATCCACAATGCCGCCTATGCCTCGGACGCCGCGTTCCGCCTGTATTCACCGGAGGAGATGGCGCAGGTCCTGACCGAGAGCGAGGTCTGGATCGCGTCGGAGGATGGGCAGGTGTCGGGATTCTGCCTGACCGAGCCGGAGCGGAACTCGATGTGGATCGAATCGGTCGCCGTCGACCCGGCGCGGCAGGGACGCGGGCTCGGCCAGCTCTTGGTCTATCGCGTGCTGAGCGCACACGACGTCTCGGTTGAGCATCCCTGCTGGCTCAACGTCTCGAGCCGCAACGCCCCCGCGCTGAAAATCTACCGCCGGCTCGGCTTCCGGCCGCAGCACGAGACCTGCCGCTTCAGCGCCCCGCGCCGCGAGCTGATCGCCGCGCGTGAGCGCAAGCTTCGCTAG
- a CDS encoding amidohydrolase family protein, giving the protein MATSTSTLPASASGLYANPREDWLAQYTEEIIDPDRPIVDPHHHLWDRGGLRYLIEEMRDDIASGHNIVATVYVDCRSMYRADGPEAFRPVGEVEFANGVAAMAASGGYGKAAICAGIVSHVNLLIGDQAKAVLEAEIAAGNGRFRGIRHSSAWDEDPNVAHMYANRPKGILLDSTFRKGFACLAPLGLSFDAWLFHPQIGELTDLARAFPDTRIVLDHCGGPVGTGRFAGKRAETFPVWKASIQEIAKCPNVVVKLGGLAMCLLGYDFHLRPRPPSSEELAAAWRPYVETCIEAFGPSRCMFESNFPPDKGQCSYQVIFNTFKRLASQYSEAEKTALFSKTAKDVYRLDIG; this is encoded by the coding sequence ATGGCCACCAGCACCAGCACTCTGCCCGCCTCCGCCAGCGGGCTCTATGCCAATCCGCGCGAAGACTGGCTCGCGCAATATACCGAGGAGATCATCGATCCCGACAGGCCGATCGTCGATCCGCATCACCATCTCTGGGATCGCGGGGGCTTGCGCTATCTGATCGAGGAGATGCGCGACGACATCGCCTCCGGCCACAACATCGTCGCCACCGTCTATGTCGATTGCCGGTCGATGTATCGCGCCGACGGCCCGGAGGCGTTCCGCCCGGTCGGCGAGGTCGAGTTCGCCAACGGCGTCGCGGCGATGGCGGCGAGCGGCGGCTACGGCAAGGCGGCGATTTGCGCCGGCATCGTCAGCCACGTTAATCTTCTGATCGGCGACCAGGCCAAGGCGGTGCTGGAGGCGGAGATCGCCGCCGGCAACGGCCGGTTCCGCGGCATCCGCCACTCCTCGGCCTGGGACGAGGACCCCAACGTCGCCCACATGTATGCGAACCGGCCGAAGGGAATTCTGCTCGATTCCACCTTCCGCAAGGGCTTTGCCTGCCTGGCGCCGCTCGGCCTCAGCTTCGATGCCTGGCTGTTCCACCCGCAGATCGGCGAGCTCACCGACCTCGCCCGCGCCTTCCCCGACACCAGGATCGTGCTCGACCATTGCGGCGGCCCGGTCGGCACCGGCCGGTTCGCCGGCAAGCGCGCCGAGACCTTTCCGGTGTGGAAGGCGTCGATCCAGGAGATCGCCAAATGCCCGAATGTCGTCGTCAAGCTGGGGGGGCTTGCAATGTGCCTGCTCGGCTACGACTTCCACCTCCGCCCCCGGCCGCCGTCGTCGGAGGAACTCGCCGCCGCCTGGCGGCCCTATGTGGAAACCTGCATCGAAGCCTTCGGCCCAAGCCGTTGCATGTTCGAGAGCAACTTCCCACCTGATAAGGGGCAGTGCAGTTACCAGGTGATCTTTAACACCTTTAAACGGCTTGCTTCACAATATAGCGAAGCCGAGAAGACAGCGTTGTTCTCGAAGACGGCAAAGGATGTCTATCGGCTCGATATCGGGTAA
- a CDS encoding MBL fold metallo-hydrolase, with translation MLRLLAALVLLATLTSHAVAQDAQRGECLAMANAPPRAIPVNYRRVAAKADEVAITYAGHSTYYIDTPGGIRIATDYNGVYQTGRLPDVATMNRAHATHYTLFPDPRIPHVLHGWGEKGEAAHYAMRIGDVYIRNVTTDIRRYWGEGSGGEMIKDGNSIFIFEIAGLCIGHLGHLHHKLDDSHFAAIGRLDIVMVPIDGTYTMSLDGVSEITKRLRAAVVLPMHRFATPLDEFMRLIGQQFEIDRRGGERTLRISRDTLPATPTVIILDGV, from the coding sequence ATGCTGAGATTGCTCGCCGCGCTCGTCCTGCTCGCAACGTTGACCAGCCACGCCGTCGCGCAGGACGCCCAGCGCGGCGAATGCCTGGCGATGGCGAATGCGCCGCCGCGCGCCATACCCGTCAACTACCGGCGCGTCGCGGCCAAGGCCGACGAGGTCGCGATCACCTATGCCGGCCATTCGACCTATTACATCGACACGCCAGGCGGTATCCGGATCGCGACCGACTACAACGGCGTCTATCAGACCGGGCGGCTGCCCGATGTCGCGACGATGAACCGGGCCCACGCGACGCACTACACGCTGTTCCCCGACCCCAGGATTCCCCACGTGCTGCACGGCTGGGGCGAGAAGGGCGAGGCCGCGCATTATGCGATGCGGATCGGCGACGTCTATATCCGCAACGTCACCACCGACATCCGCCGCTATTGGGGCGAGGGCTCCGGCGGCGAGATGATCAAGGATGGTAATTCGATCTTCATCTTCGAGATCGCCGGCCTCTGCATCGGCCATCTCGGCCATTTGCATCACAAGCTCGATGACAGCCATTTTGCCGCGATCGGCCGGCTCGACATTGTGATGGTGCCGATCGACGGCACCTATACGATGTCGCTCGACGGCGTCTCCGAGATCACCAAGCGGCTGCGTGCCGCCGTCGTGCTGCCGATGCACCGCTTCGCCACCCCGCTCGACGAGTTCATGCGCCTGATCGGCCAGCAATTCGAGATCGACCGCCGCGGCGGCGAGCGCACTTTGCGGATTTCGCGCGACACCCTGCCGGCGACGCCGACGGTGATCATCCTCGACGGGGTCTGA
- a CDS encoding alpha/beta fold hydrolase → MTDTAPSPRASSTKRLEPLRHVDAGVLNIAYCEAGPADGPAVMLMHGFPYDIHSYVDVAPDLAAQGCRVIVPYLRGYGPTVLRDKATPRSGEQAAVGADMMALMDALGIKRAVFAGYDWGGRAASVSAALWPERCIGLVCTNGYMIQDIAHAMVPARPDHEAALWYQYYFQLERGRAGLAANRRGIAKLLWSQWSPSWAFDDACFERSAIAFDNPDYVDVVIHSYRHRFGLADGDPQYAEVQRRLAALPVITVPTISLDGADDGVTPARDGSASAAKYTARRAHRVIPGAGHNLPQEAPEAFAAAVIEVMKA, encoded by the coding sequence GTGACTGACACTGCCCCTTCGCCGCGCGCATCATCTACCAAGCGGCTCGAGCCCTTGCGCCATGTCGACGCAGGCGTGCTCAACATCGCTTATTGCGAGGCCGGCCCCGCCGACGGCCCGGCGGTGATGCTGATGCACGGCTTTCCCTACGACATCCACTCCTATGTCGACGTCGCGCCTGACCTGGCGGCGCAGGGCTGCCGCGTCATCGTGCCCTATCTGCGCGGCTACGGACCCACGGTCTTGCGCGACAAGGCGACGCCGCGCTCGGGCGAGCAGGCGGCGGTCGGGGCCGATATGATGGCGCTGATGGATGCGCTCGGCATCAAGCGCGCGGTGTTCGCCGGCTATGATTGGGGCGGCCGCGCCGCCTCGGTCAGTGCTGCGCTCTGGCCGGAGCGCTGCATCGGGCTGGTCTGCACCAATGGCTACATGATCCAGGACATCGCACATGCGATGGTGCCGGCGCGGCCGGATCACGAGGCGGCGCTCTGGTATCAGTATTACTTCCAGCTCGAGCGCGGGCGCGCCGGGCTTGCCGCCAACCGGCGCGGCATCGCGAAGCTATTGTGGTCGCAATGGTCGCCGAGCTGGGCGTTCGATGACGCCTGCTTCGAGCGCAGCGCGATCGCATTTGACAATCCCGATTATGTCGACGTCGTGATCCACAGCTACCGGCATCGCTTCGGCCTTGCCGACGGGGATCCGCAATATGCGGAGGTGCAGCGGCGGCTGGCCGCATTGCCCGTGATCACGGTCCCGACGATCTCGCTCGACGGTGCCGACGACGGCGTGACGCCTGCGCGCGACGGCAGCGCCAGCGCGGCAAAATACACCGCCCGCCGGGCGCATCGCGTGATCCCGGGTGCCGGACACAATCTGCCGCAGGAAGCACCGGAAGCGTTCGCCGCGGCGGTGATCGAGGTGATGAAGGCCTAA
- a CDS encoding permease, whose translation MSSTAHLTWFVRHEFRLAWREWLAMMTGGRRRRNRAVIGLLLFAAILHLPAYAVVARYVDLRFPLDPSSLIVLTATIFLSWALMLSQAIESVTRVFYARADLDLIMSSPAKLTNIFSIRIAAIALTVSSMALLLSTPFVDVLVYLGGPRWLAGFGVVLAIGLSAAAAAIAVTAFLFRLIGPSRTRLVAQIVSAVIGAGFVIALQVVAVLSYGTLSRFAFLTSDTAARIAPAPDSLLWWPARASLGDLDIMLLLLAAALVMLGVVMAVFAPRFADTVASVAANPAAVTRGRARAFRSGSRQQALRRKEFLLLRRDPWLLSQTLMQMLYLVPPALMLWRSFSGTSTAIVLITPVIVMAAGQLAGGLAWLTISGEDAPDLVATAPLLPSRVTRAKVEVVLIAIAAIFAPLVATLAFASPQQAAVTAIAIVIATASAAAVQLWFRAQAKRSQFRRRQTSSRIATFAEAFSSIGWAATAALVLTIPSAALVSGILTLLTLVIAWKISPRR comes from the coding sequence GTGAGCTCGACCGCCCATCTCACCTGGTTCGTCCGCCACGAATTCCGCCTGGCCTGGCGCGAATGGCTGGCGATGATGACCGGCGGCCGGCGCCGGCGCAACCGCGCCGTGATCGGCCTGCTGCTATTCGCGGCGATCCTGCATCTGCCGGCCTATGCCGTGGTCGCCCGCTATGTCGACCTGCGGTTTCCGCTCGATCCGTCGTCGCTGATCGTGCTGACCGCGACGATCTTCCTGTCCTGGGCGCTGATGCTGTCGCAGGCGATCGAGTCGGTGACGCGGGTGTTCTATGCCCGCGCCGATCTCGATTTGATCATGTCGTCGCCGGCAAAGCTGACCAACATCTTCTCGATCCGGATCGCCGCGATCGCGCTGACGGTGAGCAGCATGGCGCTTTTGCTGTCGACGCCGTTCGTCGACGTGCTGGTCTATCTCGGCGGCCCGCGCTGGCTCGCCGGCTTCGGCGTCGTGCTTGCGATCGGGCTGTCGGCGGCGGCTGCCGCGATCGCCGTCACCGCTTTCCTGTTTCGCCTGATCGGGCCGAGCCGGACCCGGCTGGTGGCGCAGATCGTCTCCGCCGTCATCGGCGCGGGCTTCGTCATCGCCCTGCAGGTGGTCGCGGTGCTGTCCTACGGCACGCTGTCGCGCTTTGCCTTCCTGACCTCGGATACTGCGGCAAGAATTGCCCCCGCCCCCGACAGCCTGCTGTGGTGGCCGGCGCGGGCATCGCTCGGCGATCTCGACATCATGCTGCTGCTGCTCGCCGCCGCACTGGTGATGCTCGGCGTCGTGATGGCAGTATTCGCGCCGCGGTTTGCCGACACCGTCGCGAGCGTCGCCGCCAATCCAGCCGCGGTGACGCGGGGGCGCGCCCGCGCATTCCGCTCCGGCTCGCGGCAGCAGGCGCTGCGGCGCAAGGAGTTTCTGCTGCTGCGCCGCGATCCGTGGCTGCTGTCGCAGACCCTGATGCAAATGCTCTATCTGGTGCCGCCGGCGCTGATGCTGTGGCGCAGCTTCTCCGGCACCTCGACCGCGATCGTGCTGATCACGCCCGTCATCGTGATGGCCGCAGGCCAGCTCGCCGGCGGGCTTGCCTGGCTGACCATCTCGGGCGAGGACGCGCCCGATCTGGTGGCGACCGCGCCGCTGCTGCCTTCGCGCGTGACCCGCGCCAAGGTCGAGGTCGTGCTGATCGCGATCGCCGCCATCTTCGCGCCGCTGGTGGCCACGCTGGCATTTGCCTCGCCGCAGCAAGCCGCGGTCACCGCGATCGCGATCGTCATCGCGACCGCATCCGCCGCCGCGGTGCAACTCTGGTTCCGCGCCCAGGCCAAGCGTAGCCAATTCCGCCGGCGCCAGACCTCCTCCCGCATCGCGACCTTCGCGGAAGCCTTCTCGTCGATCGGCTGGGCGGCGACCGCGGCGCTGGTCCTGACGATCCCGTCGGCCGCGCTCGTCAGCGGCATTCTGACGCTGTTGACGCTCGTCATCGCCTGGAAGATCAGCCCCCGGCGCTAA
- a CDS encoding ABC transporter ATP-binding protein, which yields MTSELSALAVRGLTKRFDRPAVDALDLTIRVGEFYALLGPNGAGKTTTLRMVAGLLRPDAGSVSILGIDALADPVAAKQIMAWVSDEPMIYDKLTPLEYLEFVAGLWGIDPRTSERSAHDLLISLGLEPHLNQRCEGFSKGMRQKVALAGALVHDPRLIILDEPLTGLDALSARHVKGLLQERVRAGCTVIMTTHILEVAERMADRIGVIAAGRLIAEGTLAELREQNGRNDTTLEDMFIALVDTEAAAA from the coding sequence ATGACATCCGAACTGTCGGCACTCGCCGTGCGAGGGTTAACCAAGCGTTTTGACCGCCCGGCGGTCGACGCGCTCGATCTCACCATCCGTGTCGGCGAATTCTACGCGCTGCTCGGGCCGAACGGCGCCGGCAAGACCACGACCTTGCGCATGGTGGCGGGCCTGCTGCGGCCCGATGCCGGCTCGGTGTCGATCCTGGGCATCGATGCGCTGGCCGATCCGGTCGCCGCCAAGCAGATCATGGCCTGGGTGTCCGACGAGCCGATGATCTATGACAAGCTGACGCCGCTAGAATATCTCGAATTCGTCGCCGGCCTCTGGGGCATCGACCCCCGCACGTCGGAGCGGTCGGCGCACGATCTCCTGATATCGCTTGGGCTCGAGCCGCATCTCAACCAGCGCTGCGAAGGCTTCTCCAAGGGGATGCGCCAGAAGGTGGCGCTCGCCGGCGCGCTGGTGCACGATCCCCGCCTGATCATTCTCGATGAACCGCTGACCGGCCTCGACGCGCTGTCGGCGCGTCACGTCAAGGGCCTGCTGCAGGAGCGCGTCCGCGCCGGCTGCACCGTGATCATGACGACCCATATTCTCGAAGTCGCCGAACGGATGGCCGACCGCATCGGCGTGATCGCGGCCGGCCGGCTAATTGCCGAGGGCACGCTGGCCGAGCTGCGCGAGCAGAACGGCCGCAATGACACGACCCTCGAGGACATGTTCATCGCGCTGGTCGACACCGAGGCGGCGGCCGCGTGA
- a CDS encoding branched-chain amino acid ABC transporter permease — protein sequence MLDFVQQLVSGIALGCVYGLIALGFVLVYKATEVVNFAQGDLMMLGGFFAFTFIGMLGLNYWVGFAGAVICMALFGMLAERVVVRPILGYPQFSIIMATIGLGYFLRSISGMIWGTDDFKIETPFSQGVLRIGSLVLAYDKLSVIAATIILCALLYLFFNRTTLGTAMRASSENMLAAYYMGIPVKRVVSIVWAISAAVATCAGVLLAPITFIHSNVGLVLGLKAFPAAVLGGFGSIPGAVVGGVLIGVIESMAGFYLPQGWKDVAPYIVLLAVLLLKPEGLFGLHVRKKV from the coding sequence ATGCTGGACTTTGTTCAGCAGCTCGTCAGCGGCATCGCGCTCGGCTGCGTTTACGGCCTGATCGCGCTCGGCTTCGTGCTGGTTTACAAGGCAACCGAGGTCGTCAATTTCGCGCAAGGCGATTTGATGATGCTGGGCGGCTTTTTCGCCTTCACCTTCATCGGCATGCTCGGGCTGAATTACTGGGTCGGATTCGCCGGCGCGGTGATCTGCATGGCGCTGTTCGGCATGCTGGCCGAGCGGGTCGTGGTGCGGCCGATCCTCGGCTATCCGCAATTCTCTATCATCATGGCGACGATCGGGCTCGGCTATTTCCTGCGCTCGATCTCCGGCATGATCTGGGGCACTGACGACTTCAAGATCGAAACCCCGTTCAGCCAGGGCGTCTTGAGGATCGGCAGCCTGGTGCTCGCCTATGACAAACTGTCGGTGATCGCGGCGACCATCATCCTGTGCGCGCTGCTCTATCTGTTCTTCAACCGCACCACGCTCGGCACTGCGATGCGCGCCAGCTCCGAGAACATGCTGGCTGCCTATTACATGGGCATCCCGGTCAAGCGCGTGGTGTCGATCGTCTGGGCGATCTCGGCGGCGGTGGCGACCTGCGCCGGCGTGCTGCTGGCGCCGATCACCTTCATCCATTCCAATGTCGGGCTGGTGCTGGGGCTGAAGGCGTTTCCGGCCGCGGTGCTCGGCGGCTTCGGCTCGATCCCCGGCGCCGTGGTCGGCGGCGTCCTGATCGGCGTGATCGAGAGCATGGCCGGCTTCTATTTGCCGCAGGGATGGAAAGACGTCGCGCCCTACATCGTGCTGCTCGCGGTGCTGCTGCTCAAGCCCGAGGGCCTGTTCGGCCTTCACGTCCGCAAGAAGGTTTGA
- a CDS encoding branched-chain amino acid ABC transporter permease, whose protein sequence is MRFLFKTNYEDDIRLFPHSGYVYSYGLLLAVLLIAPYVLSSYLMSQLVFVCIYATVGVGLLILTGFTGQASLGHAAFLAIGAYTAAYLQQFNVPFPIYFLAAGLLTGVVGALVGFPALRLQGIYLVIATISFAFIVEEILARWESVTHGNEGMRVKAIQLFGTTMSRDGPTFYYLCLAVLVLTIVGTLNLLRSPTGRAFVAIRDSETAARSMGINVALYKVKSFAISAAITGFAGVLFAHKLSFISPEMFTLQLSIEFIIVILIGGTFSLHGAVLGAIFLVMIDPFLTYLKDDMPGVIAGIAATLGAGTERAGHIQDAVAAFASANGLKGAIYGVIIVVFVLFEPLGLYGRWLKIKLFFQLFPLYKRATFKRQKIYVKSERNR, encoded by the coding sequence ATGCGGTTTCTCTTCAAGACCAATTATGAAGACGACATCAGGCTGTTCCCGCATTCGGGCTATGTCTATTCCTACGGCCTGCTGCTGGCGGTGCTGCTGATCGCGCCTTACGTGCTGTCAAGCTATCTGATGAGCCAGCTCGTCTTCGTCTGCATCTATGCAACCGTCGGCGTCGGGCTCTTGATCCTGACCGGCTTCACCGGACAGGCCTCGCTCGGCCACGCCGCGTTTCTCGCGATCGGCGCCTACACCGCGGCCTATCTGCAGCAATTCAACGTGCCGTTTCCGATCTATTTCCTGGCGGCGGGGCTGTTGACCGGCGTGGTCGGCGCGCTGGTCGGATTTCCGGCGCTGCGGCTGCAGGGCATCTATCTCGTGATCGCGACGATCTCGTTTGCCTTCATCGTCGAGGAAATCCTGGCGCGCTGGGAAAGCGTGACCCATGGCAATGAGGGCATGCGGGTCAAGGCCATACAGTTGTTCGGCACCACGATGTCGCGCGACGGCCCGACTTTCTATTATCTCTGCCTCGCGGTGCTGGTGCTGACCATCGTCGGCACGCTCAACCTGCTGCGCTCGCCGACCGGGCGCGCCTTCGTCGCGATCCGCGACAGCGAGACCGCGGCGCGCAGCATGGGCATCAATGTCGCGCTCTACAAGGTGAAGTCGTTCGCGATCTCGGCGGCGATCACCGGTTTTGCCGGCGTGCTGTTCGCCCACAAGCTCTCCTTCATCTCGCCCGAGATGTTCACGCTGCAGCTGTCGATCGAGTTCATCATCGTGATCCTGATCGGCGGCACCTTCAGCCTGCATGGCGCGGTGCTGGGCGCGATCTTCCTGGTCATGATCGATCCGTTCCTGACCTATCTGAAGGACGACATGCCCGGCGTGATCGCAGGCATTGCCGCAACCCTCGGCGCCGGCACGGAGCGCGCGGGACATATCCAGGACGCGGTTGCAGCGTTCGCCTCAGCGAACGGGCTGAAGGGCGCGATCTACGGCGTCATCATCGTGGTGTTCGTGCTGTTCGAGCCGCTGGGGCTCTATGGCCGCTGGCTCAAGATCAAGCTCTTCTTCCAGCTGTTCCCGCTCTACAAGCGCGCGACCTTCAAGCGGCAGAAGATCTACGTGAAATCGGAGCGGAACAGATGA